In a single window of the Subtercola sp. PAMC28395 genome:
- a CDS encoding glycosyltransferase → MPATSGNKSADPAGSVKPLKIVIGADTFSPNVNGSARFSERLATGLAARGHEVHVVAPAATRKHGTWTETYDGQDITVHRLRSYRWYPHDWLRWAEPWFINKNSDRILEQIDPDVVHFQSHIIVGRGLSIAARKRGGVRIIGTNHFMPENLLEFTLLPKSWQVKAVGMAWRAAKRTFGRADVVTTPTQSAADFLEKYTGLSGVLAISCGIDAENYTPDFTPRADNRILFVGRVTGEKQIDVLIKAVALLPLDLDVKLDIVGGGDLLKNLEHQSKALGIGDRVHFSGYVSEEELRAAYTRATIFGMPSIAELQSIATMEAMASGLPVVAADAMALPHLVKDGKNGFLFEPGNAQQLADRIEFLLRLPQEELDEFKRNSLAFIQAHDLQRTIVTFERLYRGASDIDAAAIDAIMAAGALPSVAIESDATDAAHS, encoded by the coding sequence TTGCCAGCTACTTCCGGTAACAAATCTGCTGACCCGGCAGGCTCCGTGAAGCCCCTGAAGATCGTGATTGGCGCAGACACCTTCTCCCCGAACGTCAATGGCAGCGCACGATTCTCCGAGCGGCTCGCAACCGGCCTCGCAGCCCGCGGCCATGAGGTGCACGTTGTCGCACCCGCCGCCACTCGCAAACACGGCACCTGGACAGAGACCTACGACGGCCAGGACATCACCGTTCACCGGCTGCGGAGCTACCGCTGGTACCCGCACGACTGGCTGCGCTGGGCAGAGCCGTGGTTCATCAACAAGAACAGCGACCGCATCCTCGAGCAGATCGACCCCGACGTCGTGCACTTCCAATCCCACATCATCGTGGGCAGGGGCCTCTCGATTGCAGCGCGCAAGCGCGGGGGAGTGCGCATCATCGGCACGAACCACTTCATGCCGGAGAATCTGCTCGAGTTCACGCTCCTCCCGAAGTCATGGCAGGTGAAGGCGGTCGGCATGGCGTGGCGCGCCGCGAAGCGCACCTTCGGCAGGGCCGACGTCGTGACCACACCCACCCAGAGTGCCGCTGACTTCCTCGAGAAGTACACCGGGCTGAGCGGAGTGCTCGCGATATCGTGCGGCATCGACGCCGAGAACTACACCCCAGACTTCACGCCCCGCGCCGACAACCGCATTCTCTTCGTCGGTCGGGTCACCGGTGAGAAGCAGATCGATGTGCTGATCAAGGCCGTTGCACTTCTGCCCCTCGATCTCGACGTGAAGCTCGACATCGTCGGCGGCGGTGATCTGCTGAAGAATCTCGAGCACCAGTCGAAGGCGCTCGGCATCGGCGACCGCGTGCACTTCAGCGGCTACGTGAGCGAAGAAGAACTCCGGGCCGCCTACACCCGGGCGACCATCTTCGGCATGCCGTCGATCGCCGAACTGCAGAGCATCGCCACCATGGAAGCCATGGCCTCCGGCCTGCCGGTCGTGGCAGCAGACGCCATGGCACTGCCGCACCTCGTCAAAGACGGCAAGAACGGTTTTCTCTTCGAGCCCGGCAACGCCCAGCAACTCGCCGACAGGATCGAGTTCCTGCTCCGTCTTCCGCAGGAAGAACTCGACGAGTTCAAACGCAACTCGCTCGCTTTCATCCAGGCGCATGACCTGCAGCGCACCATCGTCACCTTCGAGCGCTTGTACCGCGGGGCATCCGATATCGATGCGGCAGCCATCGACGCGATCATGGCTGCTGGCGCCCTGCCCAGCGTGGCGATCGAATCCGATGCGACGGATGCCGCACACTCCTGA
- the def gene encoding peptide deformylase — MTVLPIRISGDPVLHSPAAPVTQFDDELRTLVADMIDTMHAAPGVGLAAPQVGVPLRLFVYEYTDGDGLVHSGTAINPVLLVSPPPVADTDDDADEEGCLSFPGERFPLLRSADALLTAVDIEGKPFEVRASGWLARIFQHEYDHLDGYLYVDRLEYPYSKAATKIARKRSWSGPGSSWMPGVDTFDGGA; from the coding sequence ATGACTGTTCTTCCCATCCGGATTTCGGGCGACCCTGTCCTGCACTCTCCCGCGGCCCCTGTCACCCAATTCGACGATGAGCTGCGCACGCTCGTGGCCGACATGATCGACACGATGCACGCCGCGCCGGGTGTCGGCCTCGCTGCACCGCAGGTCGGCGTGCCACTGCGACTCTTCGTCTACGAGTACACCGACGGCGACGGCCTCGTGCACAGCGGTACGGCGATCAACCCCGTTCTGCTGGTGAGCCCGCCTCCCGTCGCCGACACAGACGACGACGCCGATGAAGAGGGCTGCCTGTCGTTCCCCGGCGAGCGGTTCCCCCTGCTTCGTTCTGCCGACGCACTCCTGACTGCGGTCGACATCGAGGGCAAACCCTTCGAAGTCCGGGCGAGCGGCTGGCTGGCACGCATCTTCCAGCACGAATACGACCACCTCGACGGGTACCTCTACGTCGACCGCCTCGAGTATCCATACTCCAAGGCCGCGACGAAGATCGCCCGCAAGCGCAGCTGGTCGGGCCCCGGGTCGAGTTGGATGCCCGGGGTCGACACCTTCGACGGCGGAGCCTGA
- a CDS encoding AzlD domain-containing protein has translation MTMWQVLILAAIACFALKLVGYLIPPALVSRPTPARVANLLTVALLAALISVQTLAHGQQVVLDARVPAVLVAAGLYALKVPFIVVVLSAAVVAAGIRALT, from the coding sequence ATGACCATGTGGCAGGTACTGATCCTTGCCGCCATCGCCTGTTTCGCCCTCAAGCTTGTCGGCTACCTCATCCCGCCCGCGCTGGTCTCCCGGCCGACACCAGCACGCGTTGCGAATCTCCTGACAGTCGCACTGCTCGCGGCGCTGATCTCTGTGCAGACACTTGCCCACGGCCAGCAGGTGGTTCTGGATGCCCGGGTACCCGCCGTCCTCGTGGCAGCCGGCCTCTACGCGCTGAAAGTCCCGTTCATCGTCGTCGTGCTGAGTGCGGCCGTGGTGGCGGCAGGGATCCGCGCCCTCACGTAG
- a CDS encoding AzlC family ABC transporter permease: MYSSPDSRSAARAGLAVGVATAAYGVSFGALSTAAGLDVWQTCFLSLVMFTGGSQFALIGVLASGGLAAAPSAIAGAALLGSRNVIYALRMSPVVGSGWFTRTLAAHLTIDESVAVAVAQPTLAAQRAGFWVTGLVVFVGWNITTLVGALIGNLIGDVSAYGLDAAAAAAFLGLLWPRLKARQAQAVAVGAAVAATLLTPVLAPGLPVIVAALVAVLFGLTNWLGPRQGPQTAEITPIEGMPS; encoded by the coding sequence GTGTACTCGAGCCCTGATTCCCGGTCGGCTGCGCGCGCGGGCCTGGCGGTCGGAGTGGCAACGGCCGCATACGGTGTCTCGTTCGGAGCGCTCTCGACTGCCGCAGGCCTCGATGTCTGGCAGACCTGCTTTCTGAGCCTCGTCATGTTCACGGGAGGCTCGCAGTTCGCCCTGATCGGCGTGCTGGCCTCTGGCGGCCTCGCCGCGGCCCCCTCGGCGATCGCGGGAGCAGCCCTGCTCGGTTCGCGGAACGTGATCTATGCGCTCCGCATGTCACCAGTGGTCGGCTCCGGGTGGTTCACGAGGACTCTCGCCGCTCACCTCACCATCGACGAGTCCGTCGCTGTGGCGGTTGCTCAGCCCACCCTGGCGGCACAGCGTGCCGGGTTCTGGGTCACAGGCCTCGTTGTCTTCGTCGGCTGGAACATCACCACCCTGGTCGGTGCACTCATCGGCAACCTGATCGGCGATGTGAGCGCCTACGGGCTCGACGCGGCCGCCGCAGCAGCGTTTCTCGGGCTCCTCTGGCCCCGGCTGAAGGCCAGGCAGGCCCAGGCGGTCGCCGTGGGCGCTGCGGTCGCTGCAACGCTCCTGACGCCCGTCCTGGCGCCCGGCCTGCCCGTGATCGTCGCGGCCCTGGTCGCCGTGCTCTTCGGCCTGACGAACTGGCTCGGCCCCAGGCAAGGCCCCCAGACCGCCGAGATCACCCCGATCGAGGGGATGCCCTCATGA
- a CDS encoding D-isomer specific 2-hydroxyacid dehydrogenase family protein: MSTSRYDQPETAGPRAGQHRAVTATDSVPLASDRRPTPGSITILPKPGALFVDAVLDGGGQIAELDAGTRAIVWLTSSEPERLEQILTTHPAIQWVQLPWAGVDAFSGLLKRCDRPQLLWTSAKGAYAQPVAEHALMLTLALLRRLPERLAATTWSHESTGESLYGLSVTIVGAGGIAVELLRLLAPFGVKTTVVRRSEEPLPGADRTLSTDDLDEALATADIVVLAAAMTDDTKHLIGQAQFAVMKPSAILVNIARGGLVDTDALVDALRSGAIAGAGVDVTDPEPLPDGHPLWSAPNVIITPHAADTPEMTAPLLAERLRQNVVAFLGDGRFLGVVDPQAGY; encoded by the coding sequence ATGAGCACTTCCCGTTACGACCAGCCGGAGACCGCAGGCCCAAGGGCTGGCCAGCACCGCGCAGTGACGGCCACGGATTCCGTGCCACTCGCGAGTGATCGGCGACCGACCCCGGGGAGCATCACCATCCTGCCGAAACCGGGAGCCCTCTTCGTGGACGCCGTGCTCGACGGCGGCGGCCAGATCGCCGAGCTCGACGCCGGAACAAGGGCGATCGTCTGGCTCACCTCGAGCGAGCCCGAGCGACTGGAGCAGATCCTCACGACCCATCCCGCAATCCAGTGGGTGCAGTTGCCATGGGCGGGGGTCGATGCTTTCTCCGGGCTCCTCAAGCGCTGTGACCGGCCCCAGCTGCTCTGGACGAGCGCAAAGGGGGCCTACGCGCAACCTGTCGCCGAGCACGCCCTCATGCTCACCCTTGCCCTTCTTCGGCGACTGCCGGAGCGTCTGGCGGCAACGACGTGGTCGCACGAGTCGACAGGGGAGTCCCTCTACGGCCTCTCGGTCACCATCGTGGGTGCCGGCGGCATCGCCGTCGAACTGCTGCGCCTGCTGGCTCCGTTCGGTGTCAAGACCACGGTTGTCCGCCGCAGCGAAGAACCACTGCCGGGAGCAGACCGTACGCTGTCGACGGATGATCTCGACGAGGCCCTGGCGACCGCCGACATCGTCGTGCTCGCCGCCGCAATGACCGACGACACGAAGCACCTCATCGGGCAGGCGCAGTTTGCCGTGATGAAGCCTTCCGCCATTCTCGTGAACATCGCGCGTGGCGGCCTGGTCGACACCGACGCCCTTGTCGACGCACTCCGTTCGGGTGCCATAGCGGGGGCCGGGGTCGACGTCACCGATCCTGAGCCACTGCCCGACGGGCATCCACTCTGGAGCGCACCGAATGTGATCATCACCCCGCATGCGGCCGACACGCCCGAGATGACAGCGCCCCTGCTCGCGGAACGTCTTCGCCAGAACGTCGTCGCATTCCTCGGCGACGGCAGATTCCTGGGTGTCGTCGACCCGCAGGCCGGGTACTAG
- a CDS encoding ATP-binding cassette domain-containing protein → MSEPVMVASDVTIEYPAHSVSPSYTAVRGVSMRLEPGEIVGLIGSSGSGKSTLARVAAGQGSGGSRDSLARVVGGTLNVLGFDLRKGVRGRKFNRLTFGVGYLPQDSSLSLVSNMTVAESVAEPLFARDKHFNEKSASLRVATLLDALLLPVGTALKLPHELSSGQRQRVSIARSLILDPVFLIADEPTAGVDPSVRGAVVDVISTLQRERGATALIVSHDLEILRRSVDRIIVLHEGVVVGLGTIDDVLADPRHPYVAGLARAANGRAQ, encoded by the coding sequence ATGAGTGAGCCAGTGATGGTCGCGTCAGACGTGACCATCGAGTACCCCGCACACAGCGTCAGCCCTTCGTACACTGCGGTGCGCGGAGTGAGCATGCGCCTGGAGCCGGGGGAGATCGTGGGGCTCATCGGGTCGAGCGGCTCTGGCAAGTCGACTCTCGCCCGCGTTGCGGCTGGCCAGGGCAGCGGCGGTTCACGCGATTCGCTCGCCCGGGTCGTCGGAGGAACCCTGAACGTGCTCGGCTTCGACCTCCGCAAGGGCGTTCGCGGCCGCAAGTTCAACCGCCTGACGTTCGGCGTCGGCTACCTCCCGCAGGACTCCTCGCTCAGTCTCGTCTCGAACATGACCGTCGCCGAATCGGTCGCAGAGCCCTTGTTCGCACGCGACAAGCATTTCAACGAGAAGAGCGCCAGTCTTCGTGTGGCCACGCTTCTGGATGCTCTGCTCCTGCCTGTCGGAACGGCGCTGAAACTCCCGCACGAGCTCTCCAGCGGCCAGCGACAACGCGTTTCAATCGCACGGTCACTGATCCTCGACCCCGTCTTCCTCATCGCCGACGAACCCACAGCAGGGGTCGACCCGTCAGTGCGGGGAGCAGTTGTCGACGTCATTTCGACTCTCCAGCGCGAGCGCGGTGCGACGGCTCTGATCGTGAGCCACGACCTCGAAATATTGCGGCGTTCCGTCGACCGCATCATCGTTCTGCACGAGGGTGTGGTCGTGGGGCTCGGCACCATCGACGATGTGCTCGCTGATCCGCGGCATCCGTACGTCGCAGGCCTTGCCCGGGCGGCTAACGGTCGCGCCCAATGA
- the dnaG gene encoding DNA primase — translation MAGLIRRADIDEVRSRINIADVVGEFVTLKSAGVGSMKGLCPFHDERSPSFHVRPQVGYYHCFGCGEGGDVFTFLQKMDHVTFSEAVERLASGIGFELHYEDGGQASDHSNRARLLAANEAAREWFIEQLMTDGADEGRRFLGERGFDASAAERFGVGYAPQGWDNLGKHLRTRGFTNDELSAAGLTSTGERGSYDRFRGRLVWPIRDQTGQTVGFGARRLFDDDKGPKYLNTPETPVYHKSQVLYGLDLAKRDIARGRQVVVVEGYTDVMACHLAGVTTAVATCGTAFGVDHIKMIRRILGDDTAGLGEVVFTFDPDAAGQKAALRAFSEEQRFAAQTYVAVAPDGLDPCDLRLNKGDDAVRRLISSKKPMFEFVIRQKLSNYDLNTVEGRAGALRDAAPVVADIRDPALRPGYTRELARLLGIDVAEVSRAVEASRRSSPDTPASSRSESSSRSENASRQLATASDSTASPVSAFSLTQLPGTTQVRLERDALMAMLQYPKSVGRELLARASLVGFNSEPLAAVRDAIAVSIDDYERPDWVATIVGRVPPQFTTLVEQLAVAPIPERPERELDVYLRRVTSSLVERHLVRRKEEVLGQLQRTDAVGAPEQYRSLQRELMQLEADRRAIHAE, via the coding sequence ATGGCCGGGCTCATCCGGCGCGCCGACATCGACGAGGTTCGTTCGCGCATCAACATCGCCGATGTCGTCGGCGAGTTCGTCACGCTCAAGAGTGCCGGGGTCGGCTCCATGAAGGGGCTCTGCCCGTTTCACGATGAGCGGTCACCGAGCTTTCACGTGCGCCCCCAGGTGGGCTACTACCATTGCTTCGGTTGCGGTGAGGGGGGTGACGTCTTCACCTTCCTCCAGAAGATGGACCATGTCACCTTCAGTGAAGCGGTGGAACGACTCGCCTCCGGTATCGGCTTCGAACTCCACTACGAAGACGGCGGCCAGGCCAGCGATCACAGCAACAGGGCAAGGCTCCTGGCCGCGAACGAAGCCGCCAGGGAGTGGTTCATCGAGCAGCTCATGACCGACGGTGCCGATGAAGGCCGTCGCTTTCTCGGCGAGCGGGGGTTCGACGCTTCAGCGGCAGAGCGTTTCGGCGTCGGCTACGCGCCGCAGGGATGGGACAACCTCGGCAAGCACCTTCGAACCCGAGGGTTCACGAACGACGAACTCAGTGCTGCAGGGCTCACGAGCACAGGGGAGCGTGGCAGCTACGACCGCTTCCGGGGCCGCCTGGTCTGGCCCATTCGCGACCAGACCGGCCAGACCGTGGGTTTCGGCGCCCGGCGGCTCTTCGACGATGACAAGGGCCCGAAGTATCTCAACACACCCGAGACGCCGGTCTACCACAAGTCGCAGGTGCTCTACGGTCTGGACCTCGCCAAGCGCGACATCGCGCGCGGGCGGCAGGTCGTCGTTGTAGAGGGCTACACCGACGTCATGGCGTGTCACCTCGCCGGTGTGACGACGGCAGTCGCTACGTGTGGAACGGCATTCGGTGTCGACCACATCAAGATGATCCGGCGCATTCTTGGTGACGACACCGCCGGGTTGGGTGAGGTGGTCTTCACCTTCGACCCCGACGCTGCAGGCCAGAAGGCCGCCCTCCGTGCCTTCAGCGAAGAACAGCGGTTCGCGGCCCAGACGTACGTCGCCGTCGCCCCCGATGGGCTCGACCCCTGCGATCTGAGGCTGAACAAGGGCGACGACGCCGTTCGGCGCCTGATTTCGTCGAAGAAACCGATGTTCGAGTTCGTCATCAGGCAGAAGCTCTCTAACTACGACCTCAACACCGTAGAAGGCCGGGCAGGCGCCCTGCGCGACGCAGCACCTGTGGTCGCCGACATTCGCGACCCAGCGCTCCGCCCCGGCTACACCCGGGAACTGGCGAGACTGCTGGGAATCGACGTCGCGGAGGTCTCGCGGGCCGTTGAGGCAAGCAGGCGCAGTTCGCCAGATACGCCGGCTTCTTCCCGTTCAGAGAGTTCGTCCCGCTCCGAGAACGCTTCCCGACAGCTGGCAACGGCCTCAGACTCGACAGCTTCCCCGGTATCCGCTTTCTCGCTGACGCAGCTGCCTGGCACCACCCAGGTGAGGCTCGAACGCGATGCGCTCATGGCTATGCTCCAGTACCCGAAGTCTGTGGGTCGGGAACTGCTCGCACGGGCATCCCTCGTCGGCTTCAACAGCGAACCGCTCGCCGCGGTGCGCGATGCCATCGCCGTGTCGATCGATGACTACGAGCGGCCGGACTGGGTGGCGACGATCGTGGGGCGCGTGCCCCCACAGTTCACCACCCTGGTGGAACAGCTCGCGGTAGCTCCGATCCCCGAACGGCCAGAGCGCGAACTCGATGTCTACCTGAGGCGCGTCACCTCGTCACTGGTCGAACGCCACCTGGTACGGAGAAAAGAAGAAGTGCTCGGGCAGCTTCAGCGCACAGACGCAGTGGGTGCTCCGGAGCAGTACCGCTCCCTTCAACGGGAGCTCATGCAACTCGAGGCCGATCGACGCGCCATTCACGCGGAGTGA
- a CDS encoding deoxyguanosinetriphosphate triphosphohydrolase yields MVADTVQAATVVGDAVEGYSLHDTERPLPEEHYSRRSDFARDRARLLHSGALRRLAAKTQVLSPTADLDFARNRLTHSLEVAQVGRELASSLGLDPDVVDTACLAHDLGHPPFGHNGERALSEWAADIGGFEGNAQSLRILTRLEPKVVGPNGESQGLNLTRASLDASCKYPWASDDAVSDASGRQKFGVYADDRAVFEWLREEAPPRVLCIEAQVMDLSDDIAYSVHDFEDAVLNGYIDVSALGSRVNHEELVTSMQSWVGGSFRYEELIAAFDRLDSLDVWVDEWDGGRVAQAKLKNLTSQLIGRFAGAATQATREAYPGAQLIRFGANVVVPRSVEVEIAVLKGIVAAFVMSSSKRKPIYRTQRALLVELAELLHASGDQNLEPAFVGDWRDAASDAARKRVIVDQVASLTDQSALAWHRRLLAPAAPFDLSPALASQRRAESPGH; encoded by the coding sequence GTGGTGGCTGACACCGTGCAGGCAGCCACGGTAGTCGGCGACGCGGTCGAGGGATATTCGCTCCACGACACCGAGCGACCTCTACCCGAGGAGCACTACAGCAGGCGAAGCGATTTCGCCAGGGACAGGGCCAGGCTCCTGCACTCCGGCGCCCTTCGTCGTCTTGCCGCGAAGACCCAGGTACTCAGCCCCACGGCCGACCTCGATTTCGCCCGCAACCGGCTGACCCACTCCCTCGAGGTCGCCCAGGTCGGGCGTGAGCTCGCGTCGAGCCTCGGCCTCGACCCAGATGTGGTCGACACGGCGTGCCTCGCGCACGACCTCGGGCATCCGCCCTTCGGCCACAACGGCGAGCGGGCGCTCTCCGAATGGGCGGCAGACATCGGCGGGTTCGAAGGCAACGCCCAAAGCCTGCGCATTCTCACCCGACTCGAGCCCAAAGTCGTGGGGCCGAACGGTGAGAGTCAAGGGCTGAACCTCACCCGGGCATCCCTCGACGCCAGCTGCAAGTATCCGTGGGCGAGCGATGACGCGGTCAGTGACGCGAGCGGTCGGCAGAAGTTCGGGGTCTATGCCGACGACAGGGCGGTCTTCGAGTGGCTCCGCGAGGAGGCACCCCCGAGAGTGCTCTGCATCGAGGCGCAGGTGATGGATCTCTCCGACGACATCGCCTATTCGGTGCACGACTTCGAAGATGCCGTACTGAACGGTTACATCGATGTGTCGGCACTGGGTTCCCGGGTCAATCACGAAGAGCTGGTGACCAGCATGCAATCGTGGGTTGGCGGATCGTTCCGCTATGAAGAACTGATTGCCGCATTCGACAGGCTCGACTCCCTCGACGTCTGGGTCGACGAGTGGGACGGCGGCCGGGTCGCACAGGCGAAGCTCAAGAATCTGACCAGCCAGCTGATCGGGAGGTTCGCGGGTGCAGCAACCCAGGCAACCCGCGAGGCGTACCCCGGAGCCCAGCTGATCCGGTTCGGCGCGAACGTGGTGGTTCCCCGCAGTGTCGAGGTCGAGATCGCCGTTCTGAAAGGTATCGTCGCCGCTTTCGTGATGTCGAGTTCCAAACGCAAGCCGATCTACCGCACCCAGCGTGCCCTGCTGGTCGAACTCGCCGAGCTCCTTCATGCAAGCGGCGACCAGAACCTCGAGCCGGCGTTCGTCGGCGACTGGCGTGATGCAGCTTCAGACGCCGCGAGAAAGCGGGTGATCGTCGACCAGGTGGCGAGCCTCACCGACCAGTCGGCTCTGGCCTGGCACCGGCGACTCCTCGCACCGGCAGCACCCTTCGATCTTTCACCGGCGCTGGCGAGCCAGCGCCGGGCTGAATCGCCTGGGCACTGA
- the dusB gene encoding tRNA dihydrouridine synthase DusB — translation MSSLPTLTRTPGFTIGPIELDVPVVLAPMAGVTNTAYRRLCREYGTGLFVSEMITSRALVERTPESMRLITHHPSETIRSIQLYGVDPKTMGEAVTMLVAENRADHIDMNFGCPVPKVTRRGGGAALPWKSDLFRGIVEAAVTAAGDIPVTVKMRKGIDDDHLTYLEAARAAEGAGVASIALHARTAADFYSGHADWSAISKLKETITSIPVLGNGDIWSADDALRMVDETGCDGVVVGRGCLGRPWLFADLTAAFRARAGEITEAESLASRVQPPLGDVARALRRHAELLTEFYDGEERACRDIRKHVAWYFKGYPVGHEIRTALAMVTSLSEMDDLLATLDGSLPYPGVDAEGPRGRAGRPKRPALPNKWLESRSLDTPGLAELAGAELEHSGG, via the coding sequence ATGTCTTCCCTTCCCACTCTCACCCGCACCCCGGGGTTCACAATCGGCCCGATCGAACTGGACGTGCCCGTTGTGCTCGCCCCGATGGCCGGCGTCACGAATACCGCGTACCGGCGACTCTGCCGCGAGTACGGCACGGGCCTCTTCGTCAGCGAGATGATCACGAGCCGTGCCCTCGTCGAACGCACGCCAGAGTCGATGCGACTCATCACCCACCACCCTTCAGAGACCATCAGGTCCATCCAGTTGTACGGCGTCGACCCCAAGACGATGGGCGAGGCGGTCACCATGCTGGTGGCAGAGAACCGCGCCGATCACATCGACATGAACTTCGGGTGCCCTGTACCGAAGGTCACACGCCGGGGCGGGGGCGCGGCCTTGCCCTGGAAGAGCGATCTCTTCCGCGGAATCGTCGAAGCGGCTGTCACCGCTGCCGGTGACATTCCGGTCACGGTCAAAATGCGCAAGGGCATCGATGACGATCACCTGACGTATCTCGAAGCGGCCCGCGCCGCAGAGGGTGCCGGTGTCGCCTCGATTGCCCTGCATGCCCGCACGGCCGCGGACTTCTATTCTGGTCACGCGGACTGGTCGGCCATCAGCAAGCTCAAAGAGACGATCACCAGCATCCCTGTGCTTGGCAACGGTGACATCTGGTCGGCCGACGACGCGCTCCGCATGGTCGACGAGACAGGGTGCGACGGCGTGGTCGTCGGCAGAGGGTGCCTCGGCAGGCCATGGTTGTTCGCCGATCTCACCGCAGCCTTTCGGGCTCGCGCCGGCGAGATCACCGAAGCCGAGTCCCTGGCCTCCCGCGTGCAGCCACCCCTCGGCGATGTCGCGCGGGCTCTGCGCCGCCACGCGGAGCTCCTGACCGAGTTCTACGATGGCGAGGAGCGGGCGTGCCGCGACATCCGCAAGCACGTCGCGTGGTACTTCAAGGGCTATCCGGTGGGTCACGAAATTCGAACGGCACTGGCCATGGTCACGAGCCTGTCGGAGATGGATGACCTGCTCGCAACCCTCGACGGCAGCCTGCCCTATCCCGGCGTCGACGCCGAAGGGCCTCGCGGTCGCGCCGGTCGCCCCAAGCGCCCTGCACTTCCGAACAAGTGGCTCGAGTCACGCTCGCTCGACACACCGGGCCTCGCCGAGCTCGCCGGTGCCGAATTGGAGCACAGTGGTGGCTGA